CCAGAATCAAATTATGATCTGGTTACGTTGCTGATTGGTGTAAATAACCAATATCAGGGCAGAGATTTTTCGGTGTATGAAAAAGAATTTCCTGAGCTGGTCAACAAAGCTGTAATGCTGGCTAAAGGTGATAAAAAAAATGTAATTGTACTTTCAATTCCAGATTATGCGTATACACCTTTTGGAAAAATGTTTGGTGCCGACGCACAAATGAAAATAACAACCGAACTCAACAATTACAATTCCTTCGCCGAAAATTATTGTATGCAGCAAGGCATTACTTTTGTATCTATAACCGATATTACACGTCAAGGATTAAACAATACAAGTTTGGTGGCATCAGATGGTCTTCATCCTTCTGAAAATGCTTATAAAATGTTTGTGGAACGAATGCTGCCAAAAGTAAAAATAGCACTTCAAGATTAATTTTATTGATTTCAGGAGCAGAAAAATCTGTTTTCAAAACAACATTTAGTCCCGCTATCCGCTGTATCTTTTATGCTAAACGCCAGCATAAAAGGATGCCGCTTCTATCGGGGCTAAAAAAGAAACCTTTCGTTTTCAGAAACCATCAAATGGTCTTTTTAGTTTTCCAAATAAAGCCATCCAATAGATAATGAGTAAACTGTGGAACGCTTAAAAGAGGCACTACTAAAAACTGCCAACCTGAAAAATCAAAACTGCTCACAGAAATATTTTCATTCCACACAAAAAATTCCCAAAAGAATTCTTCGGTAAATGCGATCAGTACTAAAATGGCGACATATATAAAAACTGCTTTATAGCCCTTTAGAAGACTTAAAATACCAGAACGGTAATTAGTTCTGTTTTTTATTTCTTTAAAGTAAATAAGAGCCATATAAGGCATTCCATGCGATATTACATTCAATAAAGTAAAAATCAAATCATCATTAAAATAAACAATGCCAAAATACCATGAAAGAGCCGTTCCTACAATAATGCCGTTTTGAGGAACATTAAAAAATTGATTCTTAACCGAAAGGATTACTGTTCGAACAGCATATAGAATCAAAATCGCAATATAAATCCAGAAAAGGATTTCCAAAACACCTTGGTTTTCAAAATGAAAAAACTCATTCTCGACGAACCAGTTAAATTTTCTATTAGACGAAAAAAACCAAAACAACATAGGATAAACTGTTACAGAATAAATGGTGAGATTATCCAGAAAAACTAAAATTCTTGTTTTTTCCTCAGTACGAGCGTACAATCTCATAAAACCATATTGCTGTCGTATAAAATGAAAAACAGCGATATAAGCGAGAAAAGACCAAAAAACCAAACTTCCAAAAGAAAACAGAATCAGACTTATTGCGAAACAAATAATGGGCAGCAGAATTAACAGCTTTTTCTTTTTCTGAAATTCATCTTTTACAAAATACGTTTTAAACAAAGTCGCATAAACGTGCGCCACATCTATAAAAACGATCAAAAAAAGCCAAGTATAAAAGGAATATTCGTTTTCGATTTTGGTTATATAATCCTGAAAAAGAAAAACAAGAGCCAATACAAAAAATGAAGGCCCAATAATAAACAACCAGTCCGTTTTGGCTTTATGTATCCAAGGTTGTTTCATGCAAAATCTGGTTTACGACATTAATTCCCTGATGAAAAGCTTCCTCAAAAATTGAAATTCCCGATAAATCGGTATGGGCGAAATAAATTTTACTTCCGATGTTTTGTGATGCTTGTTTTTTAGCGTTCCCAAATATAAAATCGGGTACAGGCGAAATCATTCCGTGTCCTAACAAAAAGACTTCCATTTCTTCTGTATATTCTTCAATATCGGGGTGTGCAATTTTTAAGTCATTAAAAACAAGCTGTTTCCAATACTCTTTGTCTTTTTTATAAATTTCTCTTCGGGTTTTCTTTAAATCTCCCGATGAAAAACTGTAATAATATGTAATAATTTTTTTCTCTTGAACCTGATTCAGCGTCTGATGTTGGGCGTATACATAACCCAATCCTTTTGCGTCATAAATAACATTATCCCACGAAAGTGGAAAACTGGAATTATCAGACAAATCGTCGACCGTTAAAGTTGCCAAAAGCCATGGCGTGTAATGAAAAGATTTGGTAAAAACTTTTCGATCCTTTATTAAATGCTGGTTTACAAACTGCGGAGTTGCCATAACCACTTTGTTGGCTATAATTTCTAACGAAATTTTTTTAACATCATCAAATGCTTTAACAAACGCTTTATTATTTTCGGTTTTTACTTCATACACCAAATGATTTTTTAAAGTTTTCTGGTCTGCATATTTTTGTAAATGATGCGCCAATCTTGCATTTCCTTCGGGCCAAGTTAAAACGCTGTCGTTTTTTTCTAAAACAGAATCTTGTTTTCGTCCTGCAAAATAATGGATTCCAGCCCAAGCAGAAACGAATTCAATTCCTAAACCAAAATCATCTTTACAGCAATAATCAATATAATTGAATAAGGGAATTGAACGAAAACCATTTTCTTCAAACCAGTTTTTCATGGTTATTGTATCCAGTTTTCGGGTATTTTCATCTTTAGAAGAAAGATAAAGCGGAATATTAAATAAGTATTTTTGGTCTGTTCCTTTCGCAGCTCTGAATCCATCCATGAGCTTAAAAAAACGCTGAAATTCTTTATCATCTTCCGTTGAATTTCCTTCTTTAGGAACTACTCCTTCCTGCCAATTGTTTTTATAAAACAAACGTTCATCTGGAGCGAAAGTCAATTGAAGTTCGTCAAAAATTGGAAGTCCGTTGGCATGATAACCTGTTATGATTTTTTCTTCTTCTAAAAAATTAAGCAGCTCTTTGTCTTCAAAATTAGGAAGCGGCAAATAATGCGCACCTAAAGGATATTTGGAATATTTATTTTGACCGTTTGAAGAATTTCCTCCCAAATGATCTGCCATTTCAATCAGCAGAAAATCTGAAATACCTTTTTTATGAAACTGTCGCGCCGCACTTAATCCGGAAATACCACCGCCAATTATGAGATACGGAATATGAATTTGTTCAACCGGTTTTGGAAAATCTTTAATCCATAAACGATGTCCCAAAATATGATTTGTTCCTGTTAAACGCATTACAAGAACCGCTATTTTATTGGTACAAAATTGTAAAAGCGGAATTAAAAGCAAAGAAGCCGCGATTCCTTTTACGAAATTTCGTCTTCCTCTATTGCAATCTTCCCCACTCTTCATCAAAATAGCGTACTAAAATCTGATTGTCTAAACGATTAATTTCTATTTGGTTAGAAATCATATCGTTTGTAAAATAATTAAATCGGTCAAACTGATAATTGTAAAACCTCAACCCTTGAGCTTTTCTTTTTACTTCGTTAAAAGTAGTTCCAAAACCATTTATTGCTATCGTATATCCCCATTCACCAAACGAAGGAACATAGGCATGATAGGCATCGACTTGTGGAAAAACTTCCATTACCGTTTTATTGATACACCAAAAGGATTTTGGTGCAAAATAAGGAGAAGTGGTTTGTATAACTACTGCTGCATCTGGTTTTAAAATCTGTTTTATGGTTTGATAAAAGTTTAAAGAATACAATTTCCCTAAGCTGTAATTAGACGGATCGGGAAAATCGATTATCGCCACATCAAACTTTTCTTTGCTGTTTTTCGCCCAGATATAGGCGTCGGTATTGATTACAGTTACTTTTGGATTGTTTAAAGAATTCTTGTTGAAATCCTTTAATACTTTATTGGTTTTAAAAAGTTTTGTCATTCCTTCGTCAAGATCGACAAGGGTTATTTTTTGAACGTCTTTGTATTTCAATATTTCACGTACTGCCAAACCATCGCCGCCGCCTAAAACCAACACATTTTTTACTTCTTTGGAAATCGACATTACCGGATGCACCAAAGCTTCGTGATAACGGTATTCATCGGCAGAACTGAACTGAAGATTGTTGTTGAGATACAATCGGTAATCACTTTTATTGTGCGTTAAAACAATACGCTGATAAGGCGTTGAATTGGTATAAATGATGTTTTCTCCGTAAAGTTTTCCTTCTGAATAAGCCAGAATATCATTCGAAAAAACAAATACTGCGAACAATAATACAAATGAAAAAATAGCTTTTGTTTTTAGTAAATAAGCGTTTTTCAATTCTCTTTTTAATAAAAAACACAAAGCAATAGCAATACTTACATTGATCATTCCGAAGAAAAGTGAAGTTCCCATTATACCTAATTTCGGAACTAGAACTAATGGAAATAAGATGGATGCCAGTAAAGCTCCAATGTAGTCAAATGTAAACACATTCGAAACTAAATCTTTAAATTCGACTCTGTCTTTTAATATATTCATTAAAAGCGGAATCTCTAATCCGACTAAAAATCCGGTTACAAAAACGAATAAATATAAGATAAGCTGAAACGAGCCAACATTTTCAAATAAAAGAAATAAAACCACCGAACTTAATCCTCCGATAAGTCCCACTAGTATTTCGATTTCGACAAAAGTATTCAGTAAGTTTTTATGAAAAAACTTTGAAAAAAAGGAGCCAATACCCATTGAAAACAGGTACACGCCAATAATAAATGAAAATTGTTTTACTGAATCGCCTAATAAATAACTGGCCAGAGTTCCTGCAACAAGCTCATAAATAAGTCCGCAGGTAGCAATTATAAATACGGCAAACAGTAAAAGAAATTCAAACCTTAGAAATTTTTTACCCATGAATTGCGGCACTAATAATCATCGAGATTCCAATGATAAATCCTGCCAAAACAATGGCAACAGCAACATTATTTTTTTCTACAACTTCTTTCCAAGTATTTTCTGGAGTAAGTTTTTCAATAATAAAATAACCAACTAGTAAAATAACGATTCCTAGAAGAGAATAAATAATTGAATTAGCGATTGGCTGAAAGTGAATAAATTTCATATGGTTGAGTATTATTTGTGGTAAAAACGATTATATGATGTACGGCTTCCCGATGATTTGTAATTTTCGGTGGTTTCGCAATCGCAGATTCTATTTCCTGCCATTGCAAAATAGAGGTAAATACCAATACTGGCAAATCCTATTAAAAGGGCTATTTTGTTATTAAATACAAAATCAGTGATTTTCTTCATAGTGATTAGTTATCGTATTGAGAATATGAACTGTCTGACCAACGTTCTTTTTCAAAGTTATAGTTAAAAAATCGGATGATTAAGTAAACGACAATCAAACCAATAATCACCAGCCAGACGTTTCGGCTTGAAGGTTCATTCCAAACCACATTAACTCGCATTTCGGCATTTGTGTGATCTTCTGGAGCTTTCATTGGTGTTATGAGCAAATGGTATTTTCCTTCTTTCACGCCGCAGATATTAAATTCTTCCGAATTATTTCCTTCACTCCAAGATTCACCATCTGAATAACCATGATAATATTCTATGTCTTTATTGGCATAAATCTCATCGTTTGTTTCTTCGTTTATTAAAGCCACATTAAGGTTTGCCCAAGAATTATCGACATCTGTTGATACTTTAATCGTCAGAGGCGCCGAGCCTCCTTTAAGCACAAAAGCATCACTTGTGATTTCTTTGTTGTCAAATTCATTAAACGACAGTGTTTTCGAAAAAACAAACTGTTCAAACTGATCTTTGTAAATATACCAGTTCGCTGTGATAATAAGCAAAGCCGCAAAACAGAAAATAATAGCCGTATCTTTTACATTAAATCGATAAGGCTGAATCATATTTACGCCAAATTGAAAAGGAAGCAGAATGTTTGGAAATGCTTTCTTTATCGCCGCTTTTTCAATGTATTCGCCATGAAAAGCAGTTTCAACCTTATTCATTCTTTCAACAGAAATTATAAAAGGCGGTTTTATATATTCAACAAGATATATAATTTGATTTACGGGAAGTTCAAAGTCAAAAAATCCTTGAGCGTTTATAATTTCTGCATTTGAAAATTCAAAAATATCATAATCTTCATCATTGTATTCAAGAGTCAAAGGATGCGATTTTACGTTGAATGTTTCTTCCATTTCGGTAAGGATCATCCAATGTCCATTTGAAAGCGACAAATAAATGAATTCATTCTCTTTATTTTGAAGTATAAACTCTGTCCATCTGTAACTTTGCTGAACATTTTTAACTAAAATCCCGGTGACTTTGTATTCGCTTCCTTTTAAAAATCCAATATCTCCAATTGCCAAAGGAAAGTCATTGTGAGTGGTTTTATATTGTGATTTTCTGCGAAATTTTCCCTCTTTATCGCGAGCATATAAACTTTGACAATTAGGACAAACGAAATTTATTACTTC
This is a stretch of genomic DNA from Flavobacterium endoglycinae. It encodes these proteins:
- a CDS encoding SGNH/GDSL hydrolase family protein, which codes for MKPQFKQIVTVILSVFLLSCNTEDSPSETPVSPAPVIPPTTQVPTTPISKSINYLALGDSYTIGQSVCETCRYPEQLKASLKALYPETSFSLKVIATTGWTTNNLLTAIKEQNPESNYDLVTLLIGVNNQYQGRDFSVYEKEFPELVNKAVMLAKGDKKNVIVLSIPDYAYTPFGKMFGADAQMKITTELNNYNSFAENYCMQQGITFVSITDITRQGLNNTSLVASDGLHPSENAYKMFVERMLPKVKIALQD
- a CDS encoding NAD(P)/FAD-dependent oxidoreductase; this translates as MKSGEDCNRGRRNFVKGIAASLLLIPLLQFCTNKIAVLVMRLTGTNHILGHRLWIKDFPKPVEQIHIPYLIIGGGISGLSAARQFHKKGISDFLLIEMADHLGGNSSNGQNKYSKYPLGAHYLPLPNFEDKELLNFLEEEKIITGYHANGLPIFDELQLTFAPDERLFYKNNWQEGVVPKEGNSTEDDKEFQRFFKLMDGFRAAKGTDQKYLFNIPLYLSSKDENTRKLDTITMKNWFEENGFRSIPLFNYIDYCCKDDFGLGIEFVSAWAGIHYFAGRKQDSVLEKNDSVLTWPEGNARLAHHLQKYADQKTLKNHLVYEVKTENNKAFVKAFDDVKKISLEIIANKVVMATPQFVNQHLIKDRKVFTKSFHYTPWLLATLTVDDLSDNSSFPLSWDNVIYDAKGLGYVYAQHQTLNQVQEKKIITYYYSFSSGDLKKTRREIYKKDKEYWKQLVFNDLKIAHPDIEEYTEEMEVFLLGHGMISPVPDFIFGNAKKQASQNIGSKIYFAHTDLSGISIFEEAFHQGINVVNQILHETTLDT
- a CDS encoding polyamine aminopropyltransferase, whose protein sequence is MGKKFLRFEFLLLFAVFIIATCGLIYELVAGTLASYLLGDSVKQFSFIIGVYLFSMGIGSFFSKFFHKNLLNTFVEIEILVGLIGGLSSVVLFLLFENVGSFQLILYLFVFVTGFLVGLEIPLLMNILKDRVEFKDLVSNVFTFDYIGALLASILFPLVLVPKLGIMGTSLFFGMINVSIAIALCFLLKRELKNAYLLKTKAIFSFVLLFAVFVFSNDILAYSEGKLYGENIIYTNSTPYQRIVLTHNKSDYRLYLNNNLQFSSADEYRYHEALVHPVMSISKEVKNVLVLGGGDGLAVREILKYKDVQKITLVDLDEGMTKLFKTNKVLKDFNKNSLNNPKVTVINTDAYIWAKNSKEKFDVAIIDFPDPSNYSLGKLYSLNFYQTIKQILKPDAAVVIQTTSPYFAPKSFWCINKTVMEVFPQVDAYHAYVPSFGEWGYTIAINGFGTTFNEVKRKAQGLRFYNYQFDRFNYFTNDMISNQIEINRLDNQILVRYFDEEWGRLQ
- a CDS encoding DUF350 domain-containing protein, whose protein sequence is MKFIHFQPIANSIIYSLLGIVILLVGYFIIEKLTPENTWKEVVEKNNVAVAIVLAGFIIGISMIISAAIHG
- a CDS encoding DUF4178 domain-containing protein, which codes for MKIPCYDCNTETELEVGFEVINFVCPNCQSLYARDKEGKFRRKSQYKTTHNDFPLAIGDIGFLKGSEYKVTGILVKNVQQSYRWTEFILQNKENEFIYLSLSNGHWMILTEMEETFNVKSHPLTLEYNDEDYDIFEFSNAEIINAQGFFDFELPVNQIIYLVEYIKPPFIISVERMNKVETAFHGEYIEKAAIKKAFPNILLPFQFGVNMIQPYRFNVKDTAIIFCFAALLIITANWYIYKDQFEQFVFSKTLSFNEFDNKEITSDAFVLKGGSAPLTIKVSTDVDNSWANLNVALINEETNDEIYANKDIEYYHGYSDGESWSEGNNSEEFNICGVKEGKYHLLITPMKAPEDHTNAEMRVNVVWNEPSSRNVWLVIIGLIVVYLIIRFFNYNFEKERWSDSSYSQYDN